The following proteins are encoded in a genomic region of Nicotiana sylvestris chromosome 4, ASM39365v2, whole genome shotgun sequence:
- the LOC104214804 gene encoding protein PLANT CADMIUM RESISTANCE 2-like, translated as MNSSTSSSDQYHKFSSSYGDETPPPPQTGVPVSSKGQLYVESVDPPLAMYRKKKNLVPWSTGLCDCMSDPKNCCITFWCPCITFGQIAEIIDKGSNSCGVSGALYAIIICVTGCPCFYSCFYRSKMRQQYLLKENPCGDCLVHCFCEACALCQEYRELKNRGVDMSIGWHGNVERQNRGLIMPPTVEGGMSR; from the exons ATGAATTCTTCAACAAGTTCAAGTGATCAATACCACAAGTTTTCATCTTCTTATGGCGACGAAACCCCCCCGCCGCCGCAGACCGGTGTTCCGGTTAGCTCTAAAGGGCAGTTGTACGTGGAGTCAGTCGATCCGCCGCTGGCCATGTATCGGAAAAAGAAGAATCTTGTTCCATGGTCAACTGGTTTATGTGACTGTATGTCCGACCCCAAGAACt GTTGCATAACTTTCTGGTGTCCATGCATCACTTTTGGACAGATAGCTGAGATTATAGACAAGGGTTCTAATT CTTGTGGAGTAAGTGGAGCACTATACGCAATAATAATATGTGTGACTGGTTGCCCATGTTTTTACTCTTGTTTCTATCGTTCCAAGATGAGACAACaatacttgttgaaagaaaaCCCTTGTGGCGATTGCTTGGTTCACTGTTTCTGTGAAGCTTGTGCCTTATGTCAAGAGTATCGAGAGCTCAAAAATCGTGGAGTTGATATGTCCATTG GTTGGCATGGAAATGTGGAGAGGCAAAATCGTGGACTGATTATGCCACCAACAGTTGAAGGAGGAATGAGTAGATAG
- the LOC104214802 gene encoding glucan endo-1,3-beta-glucosidase 3-like, producing MRREMGLLLHHLLLLLLSLLVAPALSLNEEAFVGVNIGTDVSDMPSPAKVVALLKAQQIRHVRLFDADQAMLLALANTGIHVTVSVPNDQLLGIGQSNSTAANWVSRNILTHFPATNITAIAIGSEVLTSLPNAAPVLVSAMRFIHSALVAANLDSKIKVSTPHSSSIVLDSFPPSQAFFNRSLDPVMVPLLKFLQSTGSYLMLNVYPYYDYMKSNGVIPLDYALFRPLPPNKEAVDTNTLLHYTNVFDAVVDAAYFSMSYLNFTNIPIIVTESGWPSKGDSSEPEASLDNANTYNSNLIRHVLNNTGTPKHPGIAISTYIYELYNEDLRPDSISEKNWGLFDSSGMPVYTMHLTGSGTVLANDTTNRTYCVAKENAEKKMVQAALDWACGPGKVDCTPLLQGNPCYEPNTVIAHASYAFDAYYRKMGMADGTCNFNGVATVSTTDPSNGSCIYPGSGGRNGTFTNSSSHAPSSDSTASGCHSQYSHDVHTFLSSLIVGLVLCTAACL from the exons aGGCTTTCGTTGGTGTAAACATTGGCACTGACGTCTCAGACATGCCCAGTCCAGCTAAAGTGGTGGCCCTCCTCAAAGCACAGCAGATTCGGCATGTCAGGCTATTTGATGCCGACCAAGCTATGCTACTTGCACTTGCTAATACTGGAATCCACGTCACTGTTTCTGTACCAAATGATCAGCTCTTAGGAATTGGTCAGTCCAACTCCACTGCTGCCAATTGGGTTTCTCGGAATATTCTCACTCATTTTCCAGCCACCAACATCACAGCCATAGCCATTGGCTCTGAAGTCCTTACCAGTCTTCCTAATGCTGCTCCAGTCTTAGTCTCCGCCATGAGATTTATTCACTCCGCCCTTGTTGCTGCTAATCTTGACTCCAAAATAAAAGTCTCCACTCCGCACTCTTCTTCCATTGTCCTTGACTCATTTCCGCCCTCACAAGCTTTCTTCAATCGCTCGTTGGACCCTGTCATGGTTCCATTGCTCAAATTTTTGCAGTCCACCGGATCCTATCTTATGCTCAATGTATATCCATATTATGATTATATGAAATCCAATGGTGTGATCCCATTGGACTATGCTCTCTTTCGTCCCCTTCCTCCTAACAAGGAAGCTGTTGATACGAACACACTCCTCCACTACACTAATGTATTTGATGCCGTTGTTGATGCAGCATATTTTTCTATGTCCTACTTGAACTTCACTAACATTCCCATTATAGTGACCGAGTCAGGTTGGCCTTCCAAAGGTGACTCCTCGGAGCCAGAAGCCTCTCTTGACAATGCTAACACATATAATAGTAACTTGATAAGGCATGTTCTTAACAACACTGGGACCCCCAAACATCCCGGCATTGCAATTAGTACGTATATTTATGAGCTTTACAATGAAGATCTTAGACCTGATTCTATTTCGGAGAAGAACTGGGGACTCTTCGATTCCAGTGGAATGCCAGTTTATACCATGCACTTGACAGGATCTGGAACGGTGTTAGCAAATGACACTACAAACCGAACCTACTGTGTTGCAAAGGAAAATGCGGAAAAGAAGATGGTGCAAGCTGCATTGGATTGGGCTTGTGGACCTGGAAAAGTAGACTGTACTCCGTTGTTGCAAGGAAATCCTTGTTATGAACCAAATACTGTGATTGCTCATGCATCATATGCTTTTGATGCATATTATCGCAAGATGGGCATGGCTGATGGAACATGCAACTTCAATGGGGTTGCTACAGTCAGTACGACTGATCCTA GTAATGGGTCCTGTATATATCCAGGAAG TGGAGGGAGAAATGGCACCTTCACAAATAGCTCCTCGCATGCTCCATCATCAGACTCAACGGCATCTGGCTGTCATTCACAGTATTCCCATGATGTTCATACTTTCTTGAGCTCTCTAATTGTTGGTTTGGTACTCTGCACTGCAGCTTGCTTGTAG